DNA from Diaphorobacter limosus:
AACACGTTTCGTAACATTCACAGGCGAATCCTATCACGTCACCGTTTAGCCAAACCTAATATTTTGCGGATCAGACTGCGAAGTCTGAAAAAAAAACCGCCCGAAGGCGGTCTCTTGCACGAAGACGGGCGGCAGGGCGCTTACGCCGACGCCACCTCAATCCCCTTGAACTCCCCCGTGGCAATGCGCTTCTGCCATTCGGCCGGCCCGGTGATATGGGCGCTGGTGCCACCGGCGTCCACGGCCACGGTGACGGGCATATCCACCACGTCGAATTCGTAGATGGCTTCCATGCCCAGGTCTTCAAAGCCGACTACCTTGGCGGCCTTGATGGCCTTGCTGACCAGGTAGGCGGCGCCGCCCACGGCCATCAGATAGGCCGATTTGTGCTGCTTGATGCTCTCGATGGCGACGGGGCCGCGTTCGGCCTTGCCTATCATGGCGATCAGGCCGGTCTGCTCCAGCATCATGTCGGTGAACTTGTCCATGCGCGTGGCGGTGGTGGGGCCGGCGGGGCCCACGGCCTCGTCACGCACGGGATCGACCGGGCCGACGTAGTAGATGACGCGGTTGGTGAAGTCCACCGGCAGCTTTTCGCCCTTGGCCAGCATGTCCTGGATGCGCTTGTGCGCGGCGTCGCGGCCGGTGAGCATCTTGCCGTTCAAGAGCAGGGTGTCGCCGGGCTTCCAGCTGGCGACTTCTTCCTTCGTCAGCTTGTTCAAGTCCACGCGCTTGCTCTTGTTGTAGTCGGGCTCCCAGTCGATCTTGGGCCACAGATCCAGGCTGGGCGCCTCCAGGTACACGGGGCCGCTGCCGTCCATGACGAAGTGCGCGTGGCGCGTGGCGGCGCAGTTGGGGATCATGGCCACGGGCTTGCTGGCGGCGTGCGTGGGGTACATCTTGATCTTGATGTCCAGTACCGTGGAAAGCCCGCCCAGGCCCTGCGCGCCAATGCCGAGGGCGTTGACCTTCTCGTACAGCTCCAGGCGCAGTTCCTCCACCTGGGTCAGCTTTTCGCCGCGGCGCGACTTGGCCTGCAGCTCGTACATGTCCAGGTCTTCCATCAGGCTTTCCTTGGCCAGCAGCACGGCCTTTTCTGCCGTGCCGCCTATGCCAATGCCCAGCATGCCGGGCGGGCACCAGCCGGCGCCCATGGTGGGCACGGTCTTCAGCACCCAGTCCACCAGGCTGTCGCTGGGGTTCATCATGATCATCTTGGACTTGTTCTCGCTGCCGCCACCCTTGGCGGCCACGGTCACGTCCAGCTTGTCGCCGGGCACGATCTGCACGTTGATGACGGCAGGGGTGTTGTCCTTGGTGTTCTTGCGCGCAAAGTGCGGGTCGGCGACAACGCTGGCGCGCAGCGTGTTGTCCGGATGGTTGTAGCCGCGGCGCACGCCTTCGTTGACGGCGTCTTCCAGGCTCTGGTCGGCGGCAAAGCCTTCAAAGCGCACATTCATGCCGATTTTCAGGAAGACGTTGACGATGCCCGTGTCCTGGCAGATGGGGCGGTGGCCGGTGGCGCTCATCTTGCTGTTGGTGAGGATCTGCGCCATGGCGTCCTTGGCGGCGGGCGATTGCTCGCGCTCGTAGGCGCGCGCCAGATGCTCGATGTAGTCGGCCGGGTGGTAGTAGGAGATGTACTGCAGCGCTGCAGCTACGGACTCCACAAGGTCGTTGTAACGGATGGTCGTGGTCATGTAGGCAGAGGGGTGGGGTGAAACAAATGCGGGGATTATCGCCCCCGAGCTTGCATGGGGCTTATGCAGGAGCATGCGTGGGGGCATGGGTACCCATGCTGCGGTAGCTGGCGTGTCTTTGCCTGCGCCGACGATTGGGGTGAAATGGGCCAGCATTGCCTTGGGCCCGCCACGAAAGGACTACCGCCATGACCAGCAACACCCGCCAGGAGCGCGACACCTTCGGCCCGATTGACGTGCCCGCCGACCGGCTGTGGGGCGCGCAGACGCAGCGCTCGCTGCTGAACTTCGACATCTCGGGCGAGCGCCAGCCGCGCGAGCTCATCCACGCCCTGGCCCGGGTCAAGCGCGCCTCGGCGCGCGTCAACCATGCGCTGGGCCTGCTGGAGGCGCGCAAGCAGGCGGCCATAGTGGCCGCGGCCGACGAGGTGATTGCCGGCCAGCATGCGCAAGAGTTTCCGCTGGTGGTGTGGCAGACGGGATCGGGCACGCAGACCAACATGAATGTCAACGAGGTGCTGGCCAATCGCGCCAGCGAGCTCATGGGCGGCCCGCGCGGCCAGGCGCGCCTGGTGCACCCGAATGACGATGTGAACAAGAGCCAGTCGAGCAACGATGTCTTCCCCACGGCCATGCATGTGGCGGCGGTGCAGGCCATTGCCGAGCGGCTGCTGCCGGCCCTGGCCCTGCTGCGCGCCACGCTGCACGCCAAGGCCCAGGCGTTTGACGACATCGTGAAAATTGGCCGCACCCATTTGCAGGACGCCACGCCGCTGACGCTGGGGCAGGAGTTCTCGGGCTGGGTGGCGCAGCTGGCGCATGCCGAGCGCCATGTGCGCGATGCGCTGCCGCACCTGTGCGAGCTGGCACTGGGCGGCACGGCCGTGGGCACGGGGCTGAATGCGCCGCCGGGCTATGCCGATCAGGTGGCCGCCGACCTGGCGGCGCAGACCGGGCTGCCGTTCGTCACCTCGCCAAATAAGTTCGAGTCGCTGGCCAGCTGCGATGCGCTGGTGGCCGCGCATGGCGCCCTGAAAACCCTGGCCGCCAGCCTGATGAAGATTGCCAACGACGTGCGCTGGCTGGCCAGCGGGCCGCGCAGCGGCATTGGCGAGATCACTATCCCCGAGAATGAGCCGGGCTCCAGCATCATGCCCGGCAAGGTCAACCCCACGCAGTGCGAGGCCCTGACCATGCTGGCCGCGCAGGTGCTGGGCAACGATGTGGCCATCAACGTGGGGGGGAGCAGCGGCAACTTCGAGCTGAACGTGTTCCGCCCCATGGTGGCGCACAACTTTCTGCAAAGCGTGCGCCTGCTGGCCGATGGCATGAAGAGCTTCAACGACCATTGCGCCGTGGGCATTGAGCCCAACCGCGCGCGCATTGCCGAGCTGGTGGAGCAGTCGCTGATGCTGGTGACGGCGCTCAACACCCACATCGGCTACGACAAGGCCGCGCAGATCGCCAAGAAGGCGCATCAGGACGGCAGCAGCCTGCGCCAGGCGGCGTTGGCCCTGGGCCATGTCACGGCGGCGCAGTTCGACGAATGGGTGGTGCCGGGGAAGATGGTGGGGCGGTGAGTGCTGGCGCTTGATGGTGCAAGGCGTTTCTTTGGCGCGGCAGTCACTCCCTCTCCCGCGTGCGGGAGAGGGTTGGGGTGAGGGTGGCAAGGACGGACGCCGCAGCCAATCACCCCCTCACCCCCGCCCTCTCCCCCAAGGGGGCGAGGGAGTAAAAGCCAAAGTGATATGTTGCGCCCGCCCATACAGCGCGAAGCGCTATCAAAAAAGTAGGTCGAGGTGCGCCTCAGCCCCCCGTCTTGCCCTCGTCCGCAGCCTGATCCACCAGGGTTTGCAGGCCGGCGGCGTCATGCACCTCCACGCCACGCGGGCGCACGCTGATCAGGCCTTGTTGTTCCAGCCATTTCAGCTCCACGTTCACGCGCTGGCGCGAGCCGCCGAGCAGGCCGGCCAGCTCGTCCTGCGTCAGTGACAGGCCCAGGGGACGGCTCGCCTGGGGTTCGGCGTAGGGGGCGCCAAAGCGCTCCAGCAGATGCAGCAATTGCTTGGCCAGGCGCGCGCGCAGCGGCATGGTGGCCACGTCTTCCATCATGGTGTAGAGCGAGCGCATGCTCCACGCCTGCAGCGTGAGCAGGGCCTCGCCGAACGTCGGGTGCTGCTGCAGCAGCGAGCGCAGCGCCGTCTCCGGCACGCTCAGCAGCGTGGTCGGGCCATGGGCATGGGCCTCGTAGGTGCAGGGGCGGCCGTAGAGCACCTCGGCCTCGCCCACCCAGACGCCCGGCTCCACATAGGCCAGCGTGACCTGCTTGCCCGCCGGCGTGGTGCGCCGAAAGCGCAGCGCGCCGCTGGCGCAGGTGAACCAGTCGCGCATGGTCTGGCCTTGCTCGACGATGGCCTCGCCATGCGCGTGGCGCGTGACGCGGCCCAGGCGCAGGATGTCGTGGCGCAGCGATGGCGTGAGGGCGGCAAACCAGGGGCTGCGACCAATGGCTTCGCGCTCCCGGGCGGTCAGCAGCGGGCGTTGAGACTGGGCATCGGGACTGGGGCGCAGGGTGGCGTTCATGGGCAGGCAGGCGGCGCGGTGACTGACTGCTCATTTTAGGCCGGGCTTGCATATGCGCCATTGCCGTGGCGCAAGGCCTGGCTTGCCGCGGCCGCCTGTCAATGCGCGACGGCCCGGGCCTGCTGCAGCCAGCCGTCAAAGGTCTTCTGATGCGCCTTGATCCAGGCGTTCACATGGCGCTCGATGTCGGCGGCCTGGTTCTGACCCTGGCTCATCAAATGGTTTTGCGCGTTGATGTCGGCCACGGGCAGGCGCATCACTTCAAACAGCCTGGCGGCGGCCGGGTTCTTCTCGGCCCAGGCCTTGTTGGCGACGATCTGCTGGCTGTTCACGACGAAGCCGTAGTTCTTGCCGTTGGGCAGCTGGGTGTTGCTGCCCTTTTGTTCGCCAGGCAGTGAGGAGAACGGCACCTCCAGCCAGACCACATCCTTGCCGGGTTTGAGTTCATTGCTGACCCAGTACGGCGTCCAGGTGTAGTACAGCACCGGCTTGCCGGCCTTGAAGCGCGTGATGGTGTCGGCGATCAGCGCCGAGTAGCTGCCCTGGTTGTGCGTGACGGTGGGGCGCAGGCCGTAGGCGTCCAGCTGGTGCTCGATCACCGCCTCGCAGCCCCAGCCCGGGTTGCAGCCGGTGAGATCCGCCTTGCCGTCGCCATTGGTGTCGAACAGCGCGGCGATCTTCGGGTCCTTGAGCTGGGCGATGTTGCTGATGCGGTGCGCGTCGGCCGTCTTCTTGTCGATCAGATAGCCCTGGGCGGCGTTGCCCGAG
Protein-coding regions in this window:
- the fumC gene encoding class II fumarate hydratase: MTSNTRQERDTFGPIDVPADRLWGAQTQRSLLNFDISGERQPRELIHALARVKRASARVNHALGLLEARKQAAIVAAADEVIAGQHAQEFPLVVWQTGSGTQTNMNVNEVLANRASELMGGPRGQARLVHPNDDVNKSQSSNDVFPTAMHVAAVQAIAERLLPALALLRATLHAKAQAFDDIVKIGRTHLQDATPLTLGQEFSGWVAQLAHAERHVRDALPHLCELALGGTAVGTGLNAPPGYADQVAADLAAQTGLPFVTSPNKFESLASCDALVAAHGALKTLAASLMKIANDVRWLASGPRSGIGEITIPENEPGSSIMPGKVNPTQCEALTMLAAQVLGNDVAINVGGSSGNFELNVFRPMVAHNFLQSVRLLADGMKSFNDHCAVGIEPNRARIAELVEQSLMLVTALNTHIGYDKAAQIAKKAHQDGSSLRQAALALGHVTAAQFDEWVVPGKMVGR
- a CDS encoding fumarate hydratase produces the protein MTTTIRYNDLVESVAAALQYISYYHPADYIEHLARAYEREQSPAAKDAMAQILTNSKMSATGHRPICQDTGIVNVFLKIGMNVRFEGFAADQSLEDAVNEGVRRGYNHPDNTLRASVVADPHFARKNTKDNTPAVINVQIVPGDKLDVTVAAKGGGSENKSKMIMMNPSDSLVDWVLKTVPTMGAGWCPPGMLGIGIGGTAEKAVLLAKESLMEDLDMYELQAKSRRGEKLTQVEELRLELYEKVNALGIGAQGLGGLSTVLDIKIKMYPTHAASKPVAMIPNCAATRHAHFVMDGSGPVYLEAPSLDLWPKIDWEPDYNKSKRVDLNKLTKEEVASWKPGDTLLLNGKMLTGRDAAHKRIQDMLAKGEKLPVDFTNRVIYYVGPVDPVRDEAVGPAGPTTATRMDKFTDMMLEQTGLIAMIGKAERGPVAIESIKQHKSAYLMAVGGAAYLVSKAIKAAKVVGFEDLGMEAIYEFDVVDMPVTVAVDAGGTSAHITGPAEWQKRIATGEFKGIEVASA
- the proX gene encoding glycine betaine/L-proline ABC transporter substrate-binding protein ProX; this translates as MPHLPQVLRQLAAATSLALLTLGAQAQALPGKGVTVLPLKSSIAEETFQTLLVMKGLEQLGYDVQPIKEVEYPTAHIAIAQGDATFLADHWNPLHADYYKNAGGDAKLFRKGVYSGNAAQGYLIDKKTADAHRISNIAQLKDPKIAALFDTNGDGKADLTGCNPGWGCEAVIEHQLDAYGLRPTVTHNQGSYSALIADTITRFKAGKPVLYYTWTPYWVSNELKPGKDVVWLEVPFSSLPGEQKGSNTQLPNGKNYGFVVNSQQIVANKAWAEKNPAAARLFEVMRLPVADINAQNHLMSQGQNQAADIERHVNAWIKAHQKTFDGWLQQARAVAH
- a CDS encoding Crp/Fnr family transcriptional regulator translates to MNATLRPSPDAQSQRPLLTAREREAIGRSPWFAALTPSLRHDILRLGRVTRHAHGEAIVEQGQTMRDWFTCASGALRFRRTTPAGKQVTLAYVEPGVWVGEAEVLYGRPCTYEAHAHGPTTLLSVPETALRSLLQQHPTFGEALLTLQAWSMRSLYTMMEDVATMPLRARLAKQLLHLLERFGAPYAEPQASRPLGLSLTQDELAGLLGGSRQRVNVELKWLEQQGLISVRPRGVEVHDAAGLQTLVDQAADEGKTGG